One window from the genome of Micromonospora aurantiaca ATCC 27029 encodes:
- a CDS encoding PLP-dependent aminotransferase family protein, whose protein sequence is MADFLLPVNPQSTVPLYEQIITGLEDAILAGQYDDGPLPSTRRLAEALGVSRNTVLTAYDRLMEQGLIVTVPRRGLYVSSDAVVRMRAARRTARSPMQPIDWEARLPEPPPTPVHRDPAWARAPFPFVVGQPDPSMFPIGAWERAQREALRQDGLSRVIGDAGQADDPELVRQLCEHVLPARGISAHPDQVMITLGSTHALHLLASVLVRPGSVVLVEDPGYPDARTIMQMAGADVVPGRVDEDGLVVEDLPADLHGAQLVYVTPSHQYPTGATMSASRREELLRRAGAADAVVIEDDYDPEMTFRGMPAVAVRALDDEDRVVYLGSFSKLLAPGLRLGYVVASPALVDAMRARSRYVLRHPPGPMQRALAQMIASRDLARHVRRVRAHYQGLYEEMVRAVERHVRWGPQPVPRGGLARWITGPPGLDAGELARELRRQGVLLDPGAPYWATRPAPRHHLRLGYQVMPLDRIEEGVRRVAAAVEDQVRPRLVPPPTRKLDVPLRGRSS, encoded by the coding sequence GTGGCGGATTTCCTGCTGCCGGTCAACCCGCAGAGCACGGTTCCGCTCTACGAGCAGATCATCACCGGGCTCGAGGACGCCATCCTCGCGGGGCAGTACGACGACGGCCCGCTGCCCAGCACGCGCCGCCTGGCCGAGGCGCTCGGCGTCTCCCGGAACACCGTGCTGACCGCGTACGACCGGCTCATGGAGCAGGGTCTGATCGTGACCGTCCCGCGGCGCGGTCTCTACGTCTCCTCCGACGCGGTGGTGCGGATGCGGGCCGCGCGGCGGACCGCCCGCTCGCCGATGCAGCCGATCGACTGGGAGGCGCGGCTGCCGGAACCGCCGCCCACTCCGGTGCACCGGGATCCGGCCTGGGCGCGGGCGCCGTTCCCGTTCGTGGTCGGCCAGCCCGACCCGTCCATGTTCCCGATCGGCGCGTGGGAGCGGGCGCAGCGTGAGGCGCTGCGGCAGGACGGGCTGTCCCGGGTCATCGGGGACGCCGGCCAGGCCGACGACCCGGAGCTGGTGCGTCAGCTCTGCGAGCACGTGCTGCCCGCGCGCGGCATCTCCGCCCACCCGGACCAGGTGATGATCACGCTGGGTTCGACGCACGCGCTGCACCTGCTGGCGAGCGTCCTCGTCCGGCCGGGCAGCGTGGTGCTCGTCGAGGACCCCGGCTACCCCGACGCCCGGACGATCATGCAGATGGCCGGCGCCGACGTGGTGCCCGGCCGGGTCGACGAGGACGGCCTGGTCGTCGAGGACCTGCCGGCGGACCTGCACGGCGCCCAGCTCGTGTACGTCACGCCGAGCCACCAGTACCCCACCGGCGCGACCATGTCGGCGTCCCGGCGTGAGGAGCTGCTGCGCCGGGCCGGCGCGGCGGACGCGGTGGTGATCGAGGACGACTACGACCCGGAGATGACGTTCCGGGGGATGCCCGCGGTGGCGGTGCGGGCGCTCGACGACGAGGACCGCGTGGTCTACCTCGGCAGCTTCAGCAAGCTGCTGGCACCCGGGCTGCGGCTCGGCTACGTGGTGGCGTCCCCGGCGCTCGTGGACGCCATGCGGGCCCGCTCCCGCTACGTGCTGCGTCACCCGCCCGGCCCGATGCAGCGCGCCCTCGCGCAGATGATCGCCAGCCGGGACCTGGCCCGCCACGTGCGCCGCGTCCGCGCCCACTACCAGGGGCTGTACGAGGAGATGGTGCGGGCGGTCGAGCGGCACGTGCGCTGGGGACCGCAGCCGGTGCCGCGCGGCGGGCTGGCCCGCTGGATCACCGGCCCGCCGGGGCTGGACGCCGGAGAACTGGCCCGCGAGCTGCGCCGCCAGGGCGTCCTGCTGGACCCGGGCGCGCCGTACTGGGCCACCCGGCCGGCGCCGCGTCACCACCTGCGCCTGGGGTACCAGGTGATGCCGCTGGACCGCATCGAGGAGGGGGTACGGCGGGTCGCCGCGGCCGTAGAAGACCAGGTCCGGCCACGGCTGGTACCCCCACCGACCCGGAAACTGGACGTTCCCCTCCGAGGGCGGAGTTCGTAA
- a CDS encoding 3-isopropylmalate dehydrogenase produces MSAQRIALVPGDGIGPEVTAQAVKACDAAARRFGIDLVWEDYELGADYWRITGQVVPPDVEQELAKADAILFGAVGDPSVPPGVLERGLVIHLRTAFDQYVNLRPVKLLPGVPTPIGGLRPEQCDLVILRENTEGAYVGAGGFIHRGGPDEIATQESVNTRKGVERLIRHGFRLALSRRKHVTLVHKANILTYAGDLWQRTFAEVAAEYPDIEVDYVHVDAMCLYLVTQPERFDVVVTDNLFGDIITDLGAAVQGGLGLAASGNLNPTGSAPSMFEPVHGSAPDIAGRGWANPAGSILSAALMLEHLGHPEAARCLEDGVKAVLPRLGAMRGPEMGMSTEDFGDAVAAVIGEGAYQADALPA; encoded by the coding sequence ATGAGCGCCCAGCGAATCGCGCTGGTGCCCGGCGACGGCATCGGACCGGAGGTCACCGCGCAGGCGGTCAAGGCGTGCGACGCCGCCGCCCGACGGTTCGGGATCGACCTGGTCTGGGAGGACTACGAACTCGGCGCGGACTACTGGCGGATAACCGGCCAGGTCGTACCGCCGGACGTGGAACAGGAACTGGCCAAGGCGGACGCCATTCTCTTCGGGGCCGTCGGTGACCCGTCGGTGCCGCCCGGCGTGCTGGAACGCGGCCTGGTCATCCACCTGCGGACCGCGTTCGACCAGTACGTGAACCTGCGGCCGGTCAAGCTGCTGCCAGGCGTGCCCACGCCCATCGGCGGGCTCCGCCCGGAGCAGTGCGACCTGGTGATCCTGCGGGAGAACACCGAGGGCGCCTACGTCGGCGCCGGCGGCTTCATCCACCGGGGCGGGCCGGACGAGATCGCCACCCAGGAGTCGGTGAACACCCGCAAGGGCGTCGAACGCCTCATCCGGCACGGCTTCCGGCTGGCCCTGAGCCGCCGCAAGCACGTCACCCTGGTGCACAAGGCGAACATCCTCACGTACGCCGGCGACCTGTGGCAGCGGACCTTCGCGGAGGTCGCCGCGGAGTATCCGGACATCGAGGTGGACTACGTGCACGTCGACGCGATGTGCCTCTACCTGGTGACGCAGCCGGAGCGGTTCGACGTCGTGGTCACCGACAACCTGTTCGGCGACATCATCACCGACCTGGGCGCGGCCGTGCAGGGCGGTCTCGGCCTGGCCGCGAGCGGCAACCTCAACCCGACCGGGTCAGCGCCGAGCATGTTCGAGCCGGTGCACGGTTCCGCGCCGGACATCGCCGGCCGCGGCTGGGCCAACCCCGCCGGGTCGATCCTCAGCGCCGCGCTGATGCTGGAGCACCTGGGTCACCCCGAGGCGGCCCGCTGCCTGGAGGACGGGGTGAAGGCGGTGCTGCCGCGCCTGGGCGCCATGCGCGGGCCGGAGATGGGCATGTCGACCGAGGACTTCGGCGACGCGGTCGCCGCCGTCATCGGCGAGGGCGCGTACCAGGCGGACGCCCTGCCGGCGTGA
- a CDS encoding formylglycine-generating enzyme family protein yields MSTEPVDPGDGGGTPPPSPCCAPRRPPAAADTGAAAGASAVRSPFRGTDDLIALPGGTFLMGTDDPEGFPEDLEGPVRPVAVAPFAIAATPVTNRQFARFVDATGYRTDAERYGWSFVFHLLLAPSAHRYVLDASVPQAPWWLAVEGAHWAAPDGPGSDVRGRERHPVVHVSHRDAEAYCLWSGTRLATEAEWEYAARGGLSQARYAWGDELTPDGRHLCNIWQGAFPAVNTAEDGFAGTSPVTAFPPNGYGLYDVAGNVWELTAEPWRDRRGRISPGESVIRGGSYLCHDSYCNRYRVAARSRTTVDSSSGNTGFRVAR; encoded by the coding sequence GTGAGCACCGAACCGGTCGATCCGGGCGACGGCGGGGGCACTCCCCCGCCGTCGCCGTGTTGCGCGCCGCGACGCCCGCCCGCCGCCGCCGACACCGGCGCCGCGGCGGGCGCGAGCGCCGTCCGCTCACCATTCCGGGGTACGGACGACCTGATCGCGCTGCCCGGCGGCACCTTCCTCATGGGCACCGACGACCCGGAGGGCTTCCCGGAGGACCTGGAGGGACCGGTCCGGCCGGTGGCTGTGGCCCCGTTCGCGATCGCCGCGACACCGGTGACGAACCGGCAGTTCGCCCGCTTCGTCGACGCCACCGGCTACCGCACGGACGCGGAACGGTACGGCTGGTCGTTCGTCTTCCACCTGTTGCTGGCGCCGTCCGCGCACCGGTACGTGCTGGACGCGTCGGTGCCGCAGGCGCCGTGGTGGCTGGCGGTCGAGGGAGCGCACTGGGCCGCCCCGGACGGGCCCGGTTCGGACGTACGCGGGCGCGAGCGGCACCCCGTCGTGCACGTCTCCCACCGGGACGCCGAGGCGTACTGCCTGTGGTCCGGCACCCGGTTGGCCACCGAGGCCGAGTGGGAGTACGCGGCGCGCGGCGGCCTGTCCCAGGCGCGCTACGCCTGGGGCGACGAGCTGACCCCGGACGGGCGGCACCTGTGCAACATCTGGCAGGGTGCCTTCCCTGCTGTCAACACCGCTGAAGACGGGTTCGCAGGCACCTCTCCGGTGACCGCGTTTCCGCCGAACGGCTACGGCCTGTACGACGTCGCGGGCAACGTTTGGGAACTCACGGCCGAACCCTGGCGCGACCGCCGCGGCCGTATCTCACCAGGTGAGAGCGTCATCAGGGGTGGTTCGTACCTGTGCCACGACTCTTATTGCAACCGTTACCGCGTGGCAGCACGGAGTCGGACCACCGTTGACTCCTCAAGTGGCAACACCGGGTTCCGCGTGGCGCGGTAG
- a CDS encoding ABC transporter substrate-binding protein, with protein sequence MNRLKITLPAVLLATALALTACSSDGDSETTTGGGSGNGTVTLGAYLEPVSLDLTAEAGAAIPQVLLYNVYEGLVRQNAGTGEVEPLLASEWKVSDDGTKYSFKLRDGVTFHDGQKLTAQDVVWSFKRVTAEGSTNPFKSQMTVVKTVEAPDASTVDVTLSRPSQSWLFDVAGRVGVVLKENATDLGTKPNGTGPFKFDKWNRGDSITLVRNDGYWGEKAKVGTAVFRYITDANALNNAMLSGQLDIVANIQAPQLLEVFKGNKQFEVVEGKTTGEVVLAMNNAKGPLADARVRQAIRHAIDHDALIKTVWSGYGTKIGSMVPPSDPWYEDRTGDFPHDPAKAKQLLAEAGHANGLTLTMDVPPPGYARASAQFVASQLAEVGIKVTQNNVEMPQWLDKVLGKANYDLSIIAHVEPRDLVRYSQPEYYYRYKNPAVTQLMNEADTALDAATRDKKFAEAAKVISQEAASDWLFLLPNLAVIRDGVEGYPKDAVTQSFDVTKVSKK encoded by the coding sequence ATGAATCGGCTGAAGATAACGCTGCCCGCCGTGCTGCTCGCCACGGCGCTGGCTCTGACCGCGTGCAGTAGCGATGGTGACTCGGAGACCACCACCGGCGGTGGTTCCGGCAACGGTACGGTCACCCTCGGCGCCTACCTGGAGCCGGTGAGCCTCGACCTGACCGCCGAGGCCGGCGCCGCGATCCCGCAGGTCCTGCTCTACAACGTGTACGAGGGCCTGGTGCGCCAGAACGCCGGCACCGGCGAGGTGGAGCCGCTGCTGGCCAGCGAGTGGAAGGTGTCCGACGACGGCACCAAGTACTCGTTCAAGCTGCGCGACGGCGTGACCTTCCACGACGGCCAGAAGCTCACCGCGCAGGACGTGGTGTGGAGCTTCAAGCGGGTCACCGCCGAGGGCTCGACGAACCCGTTCAAGTCGCAGATGACAGTCGTGAAGACCGTCGAGGCGCCTGATGCCTCCACCGTGGACGTGACGCTGTCCCGGCCCAGCCAGAGCTGGCTGTTCGACGTCGCCGGCCGCGTCGGCGTGGTGCTCAAGGAGAACGCCACCGACCTGGGGACGAAGCCGAACGGCACCGGTCCGTTCAAGTTCGACAAGTGGAACCGCGGCGACAGCATCACGCTGGTGCGCAACGACGGCTACTGGGGTGAGAAGGCCAAGGTCGGCACCGCCGTCTTCCGGTACATCACCGACGCCAACGCGCTGAACAACGCGATGCTCTCCGGTCAGCTCGACATCGTGGCCAACATCCAGGCGCCGCAGCTGCTCGAGGTGTTCAAGGGCAACAAGCAGTTCGAGGTGGTCGAGGGCAAGACGACCGGTGAGGTCGTCCTGGCGATGAACAACGCCAAGGGCCCGCTGGCCGACGCCCGGGTGCGCCAGGCCATCCGCCACGCGATCGACCACGACGCGCTCATCAAGACCGTCTGGTCCGGGTACGGCACGAAGATCGGCAGCATGGTGCCGCCGAGCGACCCGTGGTACGAGGACCGCACCGGAGACTTCCCGCACGACCCCGCCAAGGCCAAGCAGCTGCTCGCCGAGGCCGGCCACGCCAACGGGCTCACCCTGACCATGGACGTCCCGCCGCCCGGCTACGCCCGCGCCTCCGCGCAGTTCGTCGCCTCGCAGCTCGCCGAGGTCGGCATCAAGGTGACCCAGAACAACGTCGAGATGCCGCAGTGGCTCGACAAGGTGCTCGGCAAGGCCAACTACGACCTGTCCATCATCGCCCACGTCGAGCCGCGTGACCTGGTCCGCTACAGCCAGCCGGAGTACTACTACCGCTACAAGAACCCGGCCGTCACGCAGCTCATGAACGAGGCCGACACGGCTCTGGACGCGGCGACCCGGGACAAGAAGTTCGCCGAGGCCGCGAAGGTCATCTCGCAGGAGGCCGCCAGCGACTGGCTGTTCCTGCTGCCGAACCTCGCGGTGATCCGCGACGGCGTCGAGGGTTACCCGAAGGACGCGGTGACCCAGTCCTTCGACGTCACCAAGGTGTCCAAGAAGTAG